One Salvia splendens isolate huo1 chromosome 22, SspV2, whole genome shotgun sequence DNA segment encodes these proteins:
- the LOC121787042 gene encoding uncharacterized protein LOC121787042, translating to MRDDDVLPVSTPTSSSVSYVSSSSSRKESSSDSSIIFGRGRYKFWAFAVILMLAFWSMLTGTVSLRWSAGDLDDSFTQDYHSPSADDLDVLDMEEREKMVRHMWDVYTNSQRMKLAGFWQEAFVAAYEDLTSEVPEVREDAISEIARMSAHYLDLTPPPRYSSLSLGLRNLNIKDKEKQV from the exons ATGAGAGACGATGACGTCCTACCCGTATCCACGCCCACTTCTTCATCAGTATCTTATGTATCATCGTCTTCGTCTAGGAAGGAATCTTCCTCGGATTCCTCCATCATCTTCGGCCGCGGCCGCTACAAGTTTTGGGCTTTCGCCGTAATTCTGATGCTCGCATTCTGGTCCATGCTCACCGGCACCGTCTCCCTCCGCTGGTCCGCCGGAGATCTCGATGACAGCTTCACACAAGACTACCACTCCCCCTCCGCCGATGATCTCGACGTTCTC GATATGGAGGAGAGGGAGAAAATGGTGAGGCACATGTGGGATGTGTACACCAACAGCCAGAGGATGAAACTGGCAGGTTTTTGGCAGGAAGCCTTTGTGGCTGCCTATGAGGATTTGACGAGCGAGGTACCTGAAGTTAGGGAGGATGCCATTTCGGAGATTGCTAGGATGTCGGCTCACTACTTGGATCTCACCCCGCCTCCACGATATTCTTCGTTATCATTG GGGTTACGGAATTTGAATATAAAGGATAAAGAAAAGCAAGTGTAG
- the LOC121787043 gene encoding biogenesis of lysosome-related organelles complex 1 subunit 2-like has protein sequence MADTEKDQLAASLNGLFTNVSDMIKGELQGTNNVLELLEKMNVRVGEEYKGFGDVASGLRVFVEQLKLKSGTFDDCIQQLDAIEQHVMEFEAVIAMLDRYVSLLESEMQNVYQIPPAS, from the exons ATGGCGGATACAGAGAAGGACCAACTCGCTGCTTCGCTAAATGGTCTTTTTACCAATGTCTCCGACATGATTAAAGGCGAGCTCCAG GGAACAAATAATGTGCTAGAGCTTTTGGAGAAAATGAATGTAAGAGTGGGGGAAGAATACAAAGGCTTTGGTGATGTGGCCTCAGGATTAAGAGTTTTTGTGGAGCAATTGAAGTTGAAAAGCGGCACATTCGACGACTGCATTCAGCAGCTTGATGCGATTGAGCAACATGTGATGGAGTTCGAAGCTGTAATCGCTATGCTTGACAGATATGTTTCCTTATTGGAGTCAGAGATGCAAAATGTTTACCAAATTCCTCCTGCAAGCTAG